The segment AGTGTGAAGCGAACCACAGGACGCATGGCTTACTCCTTGCCCATCAGGCGGAATTTGTCTCCAGGTTGCAAACCATCGCCGGTAACTCGCAACAGGGAACCGTCAGGCCCGCTGTGGTTGCCCAACAGGACCACACGGATGCGTTCGCCGTTATCACGGGTCACCCAGTGATCCTCATAACGTTCCTCGATGGCAGCCTTGGGCAGCAGCACAGCGCCTGTGGCTTCGGGCATTTCCAGAGTCAGTATGGTCCGCAGTCCGCCGCGCAATTCATCGAGTCCCTTACTCACGGTCAGATCAATGGCGATCTTTCGAGTGTCAGGGTCAAAGCCAGGGTTGACGCGTTCCACCCTGGCCGGAATGGAGATTCCGAGCTCAGGCATGTTCAGAGTCAGGGGCGCCGTGGATCTACGCAGGGCGACGTATTGTTCTGGCGCCAGAGCAAAGGGGACCAACAGGGTCGAGAAATCGCCAGCCTTGCCTACGATCTGACCGGTATTGACCCACTGCCCGGGTTCCACTTCGCGGGTGATGATTTTCCATTGTGCCGGAGCCTTGATGCGGGTGCGCTCCAGACGTTCGAGCAGGATCCGTTCCTGAACGGTCAGTGCATTCAGCTCGAAACGGCTGGCGTCCAAAGTCTGTTCCATGGAGTCCAGAGTCGATTGAGCGGCGGTGTTCTTGGCCACGAGCTCTCGGTACCGCTCGGCTTCTTTTTTGTTGAAGTCGATGCGGGAGCGCAGGTCGGCCTGCTGCACCCGGTTGTTGTCCAGATCCAGGCGGATGAAGGTGTCATCGATGCGGGCAAAGATTCCGTCCTGACCGATGGTGTCACCGATCTCCGCTTTGACGGAGTCGATCCGTCCGGCCTCTTCGGCGACGAGATCCAGAGTGGCCCGGGCACGAGTGAAGCCTGTCAGGACCACCATGCGCGAGGACGCCAAGGCCGTGACTTCGGTTGCCGAGGCAAGGCCTGATGAGGATATGGTGACGATGATCACAAGAGCTGCGGCAATGCTGCGAAGTGAGAACATGACTGTTATTTCCCCCTGAGATTCTTTTTGAAATGCTCCAGTCCACCCACGCAGAATTGAAAGATGTGTTCCGTGGCGTAGTCGATAAACCCCGGGTCCGTGAGGAATTCTCCCTTGTCGGGGTTCAGTCGCTGGATGATGGGCATGGAATAGAAAAAATGCAGCGGTTGTGCGATGACACTGGCCGCGCTCATGCCGATCATTTCTGGTGGTGCGTCTTCTCCCAGTATGGCGGTTAGGATATTGTTGAGTTCATCGTTGTCCGGGCTGATGTAGTCTTTGACGATGCTGTCCAGGGCTCCGGTGGGCCGGGCCATTTCCAGCATGAATATGGTTCCCATGGCCATGCATTCTTCTTGGTCTTTGCTGAGATAGGCACTGGGCAGGATTTCTTCGAAGGTGGACCTGATGAAGGTCTTGAGCCGGTCATAGGGCGGGGCATCTGGACTGAGATGCGGAGTACGGGTTTCGCGGGTGACCTTGAAAATTTCCAGCACGACCTGGAAGTAGAGCTTTTCCTTGTCCCCATAGTGGTAATTGACGGAAGCCACATTTGCATCTGCGCGATGGCAGATGTCACGGACGGTGGCGGCCTCGTATCCCTTCTCTGCGAATACACGGATAGCCGCCTTGAACAGGCGCTCTTTGGTGCTCAGTTCGGTATGATTGATTTTCATGGGTGCCTCGAGATATGAACAATTGATTTAATCAAACGTTTACATGTAATGATTTAAACATTTGTTTAGTTGTGTCAAGCAATAGTGTTATCTGTATTTGAAATACCCGTTTAATAAACGGCAATACGGTGAAAAGATGTGAAAATTTGTAACGGAAGGGGGGAGGCGTTAATTCTGGCTGCGCAGGATATCAAGAACCTCAAAGCGGGAGGCTTGCCAGGCCGGGTAGACGCCTGCGGCAAGCCCTAACAGTACGGAACCGATTAATACTGAGACGAGCAGGAGCGGGCTGACCACAAAGGGAAAGTCCGCCAGAAGGTGGACCAGCAGGACCAGGCCCATGGAGCATGCGACACCAAGAGTGCCCCCCACACCGGAGAGCAGACCGGCTTCGAACAGGAACTGGGCGATGATGTCGCCGCGGCGGGCACCGACGGCTCGGCGGACGCCGATCTCCAGTCTGCGGGCGCGCACCAGCAGAATCATGATGGACAGAATTCCCAATCCACCCACGGCGAAGGAGACTGAGGAGCTGATGAGTCCCAGCGTGCCGACCAGATCAAGGGCCTGCGTCTGGAGTTTGATTGTGTCCTTGGCCGTGAGTACCGAAAAATCATCTTCGGACCCGGGCAGGATGGAATGGCGCGAGCGCAGAATCGTGGTCGCTGCGTCCTTGGTGACTTCGAGGTTTGTTCCCCGGGCCAGCCGGATGTAGGCGCCCGTGATGTGGTCCTGATTGGACATGCGGCGCATGTAGGTGGAAAGCGGTAGGTAGATGAGTTCATCCTGATCGGTGCCCACGATGTCCGCACCCTTGGGTTCCATGACCCCAACGACCTTGGCTCGGGCCCGGTAAAAGGACACCTCCCTCCCCACGGCCTGCTGCGCTCCTCCGAACAGTCGTTGAGCTATCTTTTCCCCGAGCACGCAGACCATGGCTCTGGATTGGACTTCCTCGGTGTTGAAGAAACGACCGGCCTGGGGACGAACGCTGCGAATGGTCTGATAATCTGGGGTGGTCGCCATGAGCAGGGCGGTGATTTTGGTGGCTCCGGAGCGTACCCCCATGCTCTGCTGGATAAAGGGCGTGCCTTCCAGAGCGCCGGGCAGGCCTTCAATCAGGGCTTCGGCGTCCGAAATCTTGAAGGTGATGGGGCTTGATGTAGTGCGGACGCCGCCGCTGCGGCGGAAACGGACGCCTCCCGCGCGGGCCATGAACAGGTTCGGCCCCAGCTTTTCGGTTTCGATCTCGGCTTTGCGCTCCATGGCCATGGAGACATGTTGTACACCAGTCAGTGCCAGCGCACCCAGAAAGACTCCCAGCATGGCCAGAACAGTTCTCAGCTTGTGCGTCCTCAGTGACGACAGGGCGATGCGCAATCCAAAATGCATGGGCTGGTTGTACCCGGATTCCTGCGACTGTGGAAGGGCTGATGGAGTCCTGCAGCGGATGCGCATGCGTTTGTTGTAAAGCGGGGTTGACCGGAGAGAGGGGCGGTCTTACCCTCAAATGCTTCCACTCCCTTAGACAATCCACAGCGAGCACCCATGACTTCCGAAGAGACCTCCCGCCCTTACCGCACCATCTGGCGACTGGCCTGGCCCCAGGCGTTGATGATGTTTTTCCATTTCTGGATCGGATTTGTGGATGTCTATGTGGCGGGCCTGATGAACCGCGAGGTTCAGGCCGCCTTGGGCTTGATCACTTCCTGCCTGTTCTTTTTGCTCATCATCGCCATTTCCGTGGCCAATGGATCGGTGGCGGCCATCAGCCAGTCTCTGGGAGCTGGACTGACTGCCCGAGCCCGCCGTTATGTGGGCTTGTGTCTGGAGATTGGTGCCTTGGGCGGTCTGCTCTTTATGGTGGGCGGCGTGGCGGCCAAGGACCTGTTGCTGGCCGCCCTGCACGTGCCCATGGAGATTCGGGGTATTACTGCCGAGTTTTTGGACGTCTATGCCCTGCTCTTGCCTTCGTATTATCTGTTGGTCATCACCAACGCCGTGTTCCGGGCGCGCAAGGAAGTGATGATTCCCACGGCCACCATGCTGGTCATCACCGTGGTCAACGCCCTGGCTGATTTCGGGCTGGGCTTGGGACTGTGGGGGTTGCCTCGTCTGGAACATCAGGGTCTGGCCTGGGCCACGTTCTGGTCCGTGAGTGCGGGTGCCCTTGTGAATCTGTTCATGCTGTGGCGCAAGGGCTTGCTGAACCGCAAAACGTTCCCCCCTTTGCGTTGGGTCCGTGCGGCCTTGCCCTATCTGATGAAGGTGGCTTGGCCCTCGGGGTTAATGCAGATTTTCTGGCAGACGGGATATCTGGTGTTGTTCGCCATTGCCGCCAGCCTGCCCGTGAATAGCGTCAATGCCCTGGCAGGCATGACTGCTGGCCTGCGCATCGAAGCCATTCTGTTTCTGGCAGGATTCGCGTTCAATATGACGGCCTCGGTGCTGGTGGGGAACTACCTCGGGGCCGGGGAACCGGCTACAGCCAAGCGGTTCGGATATATGATCTGGGGCATCGGTGTGGTCTCCATCGGTCTGCTGACATTGGTGGTATGGCAATTTGTTGCCCCCATCGCCGCGCTCATGTCCACAGAGGTGGGGGTGCGGGTCCAGATCGAGAGCTATCTGTTCTATAATCTGCTGGCCATTCCATTTACCCTGACCAGCATGATTATTGGCGGAGCTCTGAACGGGGCCGGGGCCACTCTGTACAATACCGCTGTGTTCGGCGTGACGGTGTGGTGTGTGCGTTTGCCGCTTGCCTGGTATCTGGGGCATGTGCTCATTGCCGAGGCTTCTGGAATCTGGATGGCCATGCTTTGTTCTCAGGCTGTACAGGCATTCCTGATACTGTGGGTTTATCAATTCAAGGACTGGTCGCGTTTTGGCATGATCCAGAAGCGAAACAAGGTTCAACCGCTGGTGGGGGTCGCGCCCGCCGGAGTGAATCTCAGAAAGTGAGGAAATGATGAGCACCTGCACTGGCGTTGATTTCAAGCCCATCTCTCTGGATGGGCAGGACGAATATCTCAAACGGTTTGCCGAGTGTCCGCAGAAGGTCTCGGACTACAGCTTCACCAACATCTGGGGTTGGGCCGAGCATTACGGACTGGAATGGTTTTTTGGTGAATCACACGTCTGGCTCAGGCAGACTCGCCCCGAGGTTGTGTATTGGGCCCCTGTGGGGCCATGGAAAAATGTGCCCTGGGACCAATGCCCCACCTTGCCCAACTGCGGCCCGTTCACCCGGGTACCCGAGGAATTGGCACTGCTGTGGCAGGATTGCTTCGGTGATCGCCTGGAATTGACCGAGGCCCGCCAGCATTGGGACTATGTGTATTCCGTCCCGGAATTGACGGTGTTGTCCGGCAATCGTTTTCACAAGAAGAAGAATCTACTCAATCAGTTCAAGAAAAAGTATGACTACCACTACCATTCCATGACCCGTGATTGCGTGGAAGATGTGCTGGACATGCAGATGGACTGGTTCAACTGGCGTGATGCCGAATCGCGTGCCGTGCTTTCCGCTGAGAATACCGCTATCCAGCGCGTGTTGCAGAACTGGGATGATTTGCGCGGGGTGTTCGGCGGCGTGATCGAGGTGGATGGCTCCAAAGCTGCCTACACCGTGGGTGAACACCTCTGCGATAAGACTCTGGTGATCCATTTCGAGAAGGGAATAACCCACTACAAAGGTATTTATCAGGCCGTGAATCAGATGTTCCTGGAGGGCGAAGCCGAGGTCTATGAATTCGTGAACCGCGAGCAGGACCTGGGTGACCCGGGGCTGCGCAAGGCCAAGGAATCCTATCATCCCGTCAAGTATCAGAAGAAGTTCGAAGTCGCTATTGCGTCCTGAATAGAGGTCTGTCGGCCCTGAATGTCTGCTGCCTGAAAGGTACAGAAGCGGCACAAGGCCCGTCCCGAAAGGGGCGGGCCTTTGCTGTGCTGGTTCGGGGTTGGCTTAGCTCGCCTTGAGACGAGCCGTGAGCAGGTAGCCCAATTCATCATCCAGCAGCACGCCGGGCTCAAACCCTGCGTCGCGCAGCATGGCGCGGATCTCCGTAGGCTCGGGCATCAGGTCGTGCTCCACGGCAGTGCCTGCCTTGCGATGGTGATCATTGATGGTTTCTGAATTGATGAAGTGATGAATGATCAACGATCCGCCTGGGCGCAAAGCCAAGGCCATGCAGCGCAGGGCCGAAGGTTGATCCTCGATGTGCGGAAAGACCTGATGACAGAGTGCGACGTCGAAGCCGTCCGGTTCCAGGGGTTGCTCCTCCAGTGACCCCGTCAGGGCGGTGGCGTTGGGGATGTCGCGGAGCCGTTCCTGAGCCAGGCGGATCATTTCGGGGCTGATGTCCATGCCCAATACATGACCCTCAGGGCCGACCCTATTGGCGAGTTCAGCGGTCAATCGACCCGTGCCACAGCCGGGTTCCAGTACTCTGCATCCTGCAAGGGGACCGGTCTGCGCAAAGAGTCGTTCCAGCTTGGGAGCTTCTTCATGTCCGTAGTCGGCAGCGGCCCATGGGGCATTGGCCTGGGCATCGAAAAATCTGGTTTTGTCAGCGTACATGGTTTCTCTCCGGTGCGATGGGTGAAGTGGTTTGGACTTCTCCCGAGAAGTTGAGTGAGAGCCGTTGACGGCGCGAAAGCCCCTTTTTTTTGGGGGAGAACAGGGTGCAGAGCACGAACAGAAGCGTGGAAATCATGACGATGACCGCGCCCGAGGGAATGTCGAAGGCATAGGACGCCAACAGGCCGCCCCAGCAGGACACCACGCCAAACACTGCGGCCAGAATGAAGATGCGCTTGAGATCGTAGGAGAGTTGATAGGCCGCCGCCGCTGGATTGATGATCAGGCTGTAGATGAGCAGGCCACCGATACTGCGCAGTGACGCCGTGACTGTGGCTCCGGTAGCAATCAACATGGCGTAGTAGATTGCTGTGGCGGGAATTCCTGCGGCAAGGGCAACGCTGCGGTGACAGAGCACGGCCCTGACCTCCTTGAAGAAGAGCATCAGGGCTGCCAGCAGAATGATGGTGACTGCTCCCATGACCCACAGGTCAAGTTTACCCACGGTCAGGATACTGCCCCAGAACAGGTTCAGGGCTTTGGACTTGGGGCCGGGCATCAGGCCGATAAACAGAAAAGCCAGTCCGAGCATGGCCGAGAACACGATGCCCACTACGGTTTCCGGGGCAAAGTCCGTCCTGTCCGAAAGTGGGCCGATGAGTCCGGCGACGCCTAAACTGAAGACAAAGGCCATGGCCAGTCCGTCCGGCGAGCCCATGAGCATCCCCAGCAAGGCCCCGGCAAAGGCGGCGTGGGCCATGCACGTGCCGATGGCCGTGATGCGCATGGTCACGACCAGAACTCCGGTTATGGCGCAGGACACTCCGCCCAGCAGACCGGCCAGAAAGGCTTTTTGCATGAATCCATAGTGCAGAATCGAAAAATCCATCCGGGACTCCTGCTAGTAGCAGATATGTTTTCGCCCGTTGATCTCGGCGATGTGAATGTTCGTGCCGTACAGCTCGTTGAGCCGTGTTTCGTCCACGGCTTGTTCCGGTGGGCCTTCCCAGAGGAGTTGCCCGTTTTTCATGCAGGCGATGCGGTTGCAGATGTCGGGCAGGGTATTCAGGTCATGGGTCACGATCATGCTGGTCAGGGAAAACTTGAGGTGTAGCTTCTGCACCAGCCCCAGGATTTCGCGCTGGGCCTGCCAGTCAAGAGAGGCTGTGGGTTCATCCAGCAGCAGGATGCGCGGGCGTTGCAACAGTGCTCGGGCAATGGCTACACGTTGCTGCTCTCCGCCGGACAGATGCCCCAAGGGGCGTTCGGCCAATGAACTCAGGCCCACCAGATGCATGAGTTCTTCGGTGCGCTGATGGAAGATAGGCGGCACGGAGCGCAGCAGGCCCACAAGTCCATAGCAGCCTGTGAGGATGGATTCACGCACTGAAATGGGCAGCAGGGGGTCGATGTCCTGCTGTTGAGCCACATAGCCGATGCTCTTGCGTAATTCTCCTGCGGTTTTTGGAGTCACGCGTTGGCCCAGTGCCGTGACTGTTCCTCCCACCACCCGGCCCAACCCGTTGACCACGGTGAGCATGGTGGTTTTGCCTGCCCCGTTGGGGCCGATGACTCCCAGAAAATCTCCGTGGCGCAGGGAGATGTTTACCCCGCGCATGGCCACGTGCTGTCCGTAGGCCGCACTGACGTTGTCCAGGCGAATGGCCTCGTCTTGGGCCTTGTCCGGTTCAGCATGCGGAGAGTTCACTGCAATTGGGGTGATCTGCTTGGTCATGAGTTGTATTCACTTCCTTGCAGGGCGTTGAGCAGGCGCTCGATATTGACTCTCAGGGCATCCTCCCATGTGTTGGTATCGGGAAAGCCTCCGGGAAAGTTGGAGAGCATGATGCGCCGTGCCGAAAGCTCTTCGGCCAACCCCCGGCCTCCGTCACCGCTTTGCAGATTGTCGATGACCAGAGTGGCTTTGCCGCTTTTGCCTGCGTCCACGACCCTGGCCATTTGCTCGGGATTCATGTCACCGGGGCGATAGAAGACCGTGGCCACGGGGAATCCTGCCCAGCGTGCAAGGCCTTCCTGCATCTGGGCACAGACCACGGGGTGCCTTTGGGCTCCGGCTTGATGCAATCGGAACAGGAGTTCCTGCTCCAGAGTGGTGATACGAGCCAAGCGTCGTTTGGCGGCGTTTTGAATGGCTTGATTTTGTTGCGGGGCAATCTCCCCGAGCCGTTGGGCCATGGCCCGGGTGTAGCGGGCATGGACCTGGGGCAGCATGGAGTTACCTGGTTCGGCCACGATTTCAACGTGCAATTGTGCATTGGCGGCGGCATCGATCAGGATACGCATGTTTTCCAAATCTTGTTGCCAGGGGTGTAAAAACAGGGCTTCGGCCTTGTTCAACAGAACCAGATCGGCGGGCCGCAGGTCATAGTGACCGGGGCAGGCTCCACCCGGAATGAGTGCTCTGACCTCGGCCTGAGGGCAGAGGTCGTGCAGGATGTCTGCAAGCATTGTGGTCCCTGCCAGCAGACGCAGGGGTTGGTCTTCAGCCTGCGCGGGCCTGGGGAGCATCAACGATAGGCAGATCAGCAGGGCAGGG is part of the Desulfovibrio ferrophilus genome and harbors:
- a CDS encoding efflux RND transporter periplasmic adaptor subunit, which encodes MFSLRSIAAALVIIVTISSSGLASATEVTALASSRMVVLTGFTRARATLDLVAEEAGRIDSVKAEIGDTIGQDGIFARIDDTFIRLDLDNNRVQQADLRSRIDFNKKEAERYRELVAKNTAAQSTLDSMEQTLDASRFELNALTVQERILLERLERTRIKAPAQWKIITREVEPGQWVNTGQIVGKAGDFSTLLVPFALAPEQYVALRRSTAPLTLNMPELGISIPARVERVNPGFDPDTRKIAIDLTVSKGLDELRGGLRTILTLEMPEATGAVLLPKAAIEERYEDHWVTRDNGERIRVVLLGNHSGPDGSLLRVTGDGLQPGDKFRLMGKE
- a CDS encoding CerR family C-terminal domain-containing protein, translated to MKINHTELSTKERLFKAAIRVFAEKGYEAATVRDICHRADANVASVNYHYGDKEKLYFQVVLEIFKVTRETRTPHLSPDAPPYDRLKTFIRSTFEEILPSAYLSKDQEECMAMGTIFMLEMARPTGALDSIVKDYISPDNDELNNILTAILGEDAPPEMIGMSAASVIAQPLHFFYSMPIIQRLNPDKGEFLTDPGFIDYATEHIFQFCVGGLEHFKKNLRGK
- a CDS encoding ABC transporter permease; protein product: MHFGLRIALSSLRTHKLRTVLAMLGVFLGALALTGVQHVSMAMERKAEIETEKLGPNLFMARAGGVRFRRSGGVRTTSSPITFKISDAEALIEGLPGALEGTPFIQQSMGVRSGATKITALLMATTPDYQTIRSVRPQAGRFFNTEEVQSRAMVCVLGEKIAQRLFGGAQQAVGREVSFYRARAKVVGVMEPKGADIVGTDQDELIYLPLSTYMRRMSNQDHITGAYIRLARGTNLEVTKDAATTILRSRHSILPGSEDDFSVLTAKDTIKLQTQALDLVGTLGLISSSVSFAVGGLGILSIMILLVRARRLEIGVRRAVGARRGDIIAQFLFEAGLLSGVGGTLGVACSMGLVLLVHLLADFPFVVSPLLLVSVLIGSVLLGLAAGVYPAWQASRFEVLDILRSQN
- a CDS encoding MATE family efflux transporter; protein product: MTSEETSRPYRTIWRLAWPQALMMFFHFWIGFVDVYVAGLMNREVQAALGLITSCLFFLLIIAISVANGSVAAISQSLGAGLTARARRYVGLCLEIGALGGLLFMVGGVAAKDLLLAALHVPMEIRGITAEFLDVYALLLPSYYLLVITNAVFRARKEVMIPTATMLVITVVNALADFGLGLGLWGLPRLEHQGLAWATFWSVSAGALVNLFMLWRKGLLNRKTFPPLRWVRAALPYLMKVAWPSGLMQIFWQTGYLVLFAIAASLPVNSVNALAGMTAGLRIEAILFLAGFAFNMTASVLVGNYLGAGEPATAKRFGYMIWGIGVVSIGLLTLVVWQFVAPIAALMSTEVGVRVQIESYLFYNLLAIPFTLTSMIIGGALNGAGATLYNTAVFGVTVWCVRLPLAWYLGHVLIAEASGIWMAMLCSQAVQAFLILWVYQFKDWSRFGMIQKRNKVQPLVGVAPAGVNLRK
- a CDS encoding DUF2156 domain-containing protein, whose amino-acid sequence is MMSTCTGVDFKPISLDGQDEYLKRFAECPQKVSDYSFTNIWGWAEHYGLEWFFGESHVWLRQTRPEVVYWAPVGPWKNVPWDQCPTLPNCGPFTRVPEELALLWQDCFGDRLELTEARQHWDYVYSVPELTVLSGNRFHKKKNLLNQFKKKYDYHYHSMTRDCVEDVLDMQMDWFNWRDAESRAVLSAENTAIQRVLQNWDDLRGVFGGVIEVDGSKAAYTVGEHLCDKTLVIHFEKGITHYKGIYQAVNQMFLEGEAEVYEFVNREQDLGDPGLRKAKESYHPVKYQKKFEVAIAS
- a CDS encoding class I SAM-dependent methyltransferase, which translates into the protein MYADKTRFFDAQANAPWAAADYGHEEAPKLERLFAQTGPLAGCRVLEPGCGTGRLTAELANRVGPEGHVLGMDISPEMIRLAQERLRDIPNATALTGSLEEQPLEPDGFDVALCHQVFPHIEDQPSALRCMALALRPGGSLIIHHFINSETINDHHRKAGTAVEHDLMPEPTEIRAMLRDAGFEPGVLLDDELGYLLTARLKAS
- a CDS encoding metal ABC transporter permease, whose protein sequence is MDFSILHYGFMQKAFLAGLLGGVSCAITGVLVVTMRITAIGTCMAHAAFAGALLGMLMGSPDGLAMAFVFSLGVAGLIGPLSDRTDFAPETVVGIVFSAMLGLAFLFIGLMPGPKSKALNLFWGSILTVGKLDLWVMGAVTIILLAALMLFFKEVRAVLCHRSVALAAGIPATAIYYAMLIATGATVTASLRSIGGLLIYSLIINPAAAAYQLSYDLKRIFILAAVFGVVSCWGGLLASYAFDIPSGAVIVMISTLLFVLCTLFSPKKKGLSRRQRLSLNFSGEVQTTSPIAPERNHVR
- a CDS encoding metal ABC transporter ATP-binding protein — protein: MTKQITPIAVNSPHAEPDKAQDEAIRLDNVSAAYGQHVAMRGVNISLRHGDFLGVIGPNGAGKTTMLTVVNGLGRVVGGTVTALGQRVTPKTAGELRKSIGYVAQQQDIDPLLPISVRESILTGCYGLVGLLRSVPPIFHQRTEELMHLVGLSSLAERPLGHLSGGEQQRVAIARALLQRPRILLLDEPTASLDWQAQREILGLVQKLHLKFSLTSMIVTHDLNTLPDICNRIACMKNGQLLWEGPPEQAVDETRLNELYGTNIHIAEINGRKHICY
- a CDS encoding metal ABC transporter substrate-binding protein, translated to MIMRIVPALLICLSLMLPRPAQAEDQPLRLLAGTTMLADILHDLCPQAEVRALIPGGACPGHYDLRPADLVLLNKAEALFLHPWQQDLENMRILIDAAANAQLHVEIVAEPGNSMLPQVHARYTRAMAQRLGEIAPQQNQAIQNAAKRRLARITTLEQELLFRLHQAGAQRHPVVCAQMQEGLARWAGFPVATVFYRPGDMNPEQMARVVDAGKSGKATLVIDNLQSGDGGRGLAEELSARRIMLSNFPGGFPDTNTWEDALRVNIERLLNALQGSEYNS